The proteins below come from a single Plantactinospora sp. KBS50 genomic window:
- a CDS encoding SigB/SigF/SigG family RNA polymerase sigma factor, producing MTATMTQQSTAPATAPTATQPGDSATELLQAMAALPAGHPSRAALRARAIEAWLPLAQHLAHRYSGRGEPSDDLVQTASVGLIKAVDKFDPSRGVDFAGYAIPTIIGELKRHFRDRTWDIRVPRRLQELRLAISEANSTLLQSLGRSPTVADIAAHLKVTEEEVLEGLEGARAYNAVSLSTPTGDGERATELGDMLGGEDGEFELAELRVALGPALATLDEREQKILTLRFYGNLTQSQIAEQIGVSQMHVSRLLARALTKLRGQLVDTY from the coding sequence ATGACCGCGACGATGACCCAGCAGTCCACCGCCCCCGCGACCGCACCGACCGCGACCCAGCCGGGCGACAGCGCCACCGAGCTGCTGCAGGCGATGGCCGCGCTGCCGGCCGGGCACCCGTCCCGCGCCGCGCTGCGGGCCAGGGCCATCGAGGCGTGGCTGCCGCTGGCCCAGCACCTCGCCCACCGCTACAGCGGCCGGGGCGAGCCCAGCGACGACCTGGTGCAGACCGCGTCCGTCGGCCTGATCAAGGCCGTGGACAAGTTCGACCCCAGCCGCGGCGTCGACTTCGCCGGCTACGCCATCCCGACCATCATCGGCGAACTCAAGCGGCACTTCCGGGACCGCACCTGGGACATCCGGGTCCCCCGCCGGCTCCAGGAGCTGCGACTGGCCATCTCCGAGGCGAACAGCACGCTGCTGCAGTCGCTCGGCCGGTCGCCGACGGTCGCCGACATCGCCGCCCACCTGAAGGTCACCGAGGAAGAGGTGCTGGAGGGTCTGGAGGGCGCACGGGCGTACAACGCCGTGTCGCTGTCCACCCCGACCGGCGACGGCGAGCGGGCGACCGAACTCGGCGACATGCTCGGCGGCGAGGACGGCGAGTTCGAGCTGGCCGAGCTGCGGGTGGCCCTCGGCCCGGCGCTCGCCACCCTCGACGAGCGCGAGCAGAAGATCCTCACGCTGCGGTTCTACGGCAACCTGACCCAGTCGCAGATCGCCGAGCAGATCGGCGTCTCGCAGATGCACGTCTCCCGGCTGCTCGCCCGCGCCCTGACCAAGCTGCGCGGCCAGCTCGTCGACACCTACTGA